The DNA sequence CATTGTCTAATTAGCCACCCTTATTAATTTACATACACCCCCTTATATTCTATCTTATCCCGTGGATTCATGCACACATTTGTATGTATCACATTTATTATTAGATTATTCTCCATCCACCCTCAATGTCTAGGCATTTATTCTCTACTTAAGTATTAGCCTTTTTTCTGCTATTGGTCAATAATGGGGCGTCCAATCAATATTGCACCATACAATACTGACCCTTGAGATTTAGCAATTTAAATTCGAATTTTTTAACTCCAAACCTTTTATTCTATCATAATTACATTTAGTACCTGTTTTATGTGATTTATTGAACATTTTGGTTTTTGAAAGAATTCAATGTGCATTTATTTAACATCCAGTTGCTTTGAGAATTCATTGAATACGAATTTGCATAAATGAAACATTTATCATAGAAATGCTTTTGGTTGGAGCACCAAGATGAATCTATATccattaaagttttcatcttgggaaATTTGCATGCTTCTTTTCCATTTACCTAAATTGGCCAGGCTCGTGAAGCTGACCATTCCGAAGGATAACCTAGGAGAACTTGACCCTAGTGATCTACCAGGCTCCCTAATGTGATTTTAACTATTGCGAATACTTGACAATTAGTGAAGAGTTAACTTCAAGGTAAATTGACGAAAAGTGAGATTTATTAGATCAAATGTTAGGGAAGAATTTATATTCACACATATAGAACTTACACATATCTATGGATTTGACATAAAACAATCGTGGACATGGGGAGTGATCCCTAGTTGACATGACTTTCATGCTTATCACTGATACAACTACATACCCAATTCTTAAAAGAtggattcttaaattcaatttagatgatttatatacTTGCATGTTCAACCACATAGATTACGTTAACTTTTATCTACTTTTTCCTTCTTGTATAAATCCTTGAGCAAAACGTTATGATAGGATATGGCAATGCGAATATATAATAGAACATTGCATATAACACTTCTGCACAATTAAAATTGAGAAATAAGATAAATAAGAacgagaataaaaataaaattcaatttagatgatttatatatgtGGATGTTCAACCACATAGATTACATTAACTTTCATGTACTTTTTCTTTTTGCTATAAATCCTTGAATAGAACTTTATGATAGGATGCGGTAATGTGAATACATAATAGAGCATTGAATATAACACTTTTGTACAAGTAAAATTTCTAAATCTTAAAAATGAATAAACTAATTAGAGCAAAATTTAAGAATGAGATAAACAAGAATGAGAATAAGTTGGAAAGCCGGATAAACCGACTAAGAATAATTATGTgtaaactaattttaaatatttttagaaaactaACCCTCCGGTTACAACACGTTTTGGAATTTCGATCTGAATGGGTCCACAAAATTCATTGGGAAGAAGGAATTGGATTACGAGTTAAGTGTACGGAAATACTTAGTGAAGGTATGGACAGAAAAAAATACGATTCACTTCGAATTGCAGCAGTCTATTCTACTTCTAGAACAATTCCAGACGGGCAGAGATAGAgaaggggaaattaaataaattcgtCTATCCTTCTAAGATGATCGATATTGTTATGTGGACACGTCGGGGAATCTGCTGATTTTTATTTAAGGCTCCTTCTCACTCTCTCTGTGTATATATATTGCATGGAGTGGAATAGATGAGAGCAGAAAAAGGTTTCGAGgtttagaaaagaaaaagagaaatggagCGTTCAAAGCTGTTGGGTTTTGTGGTCTTGATATGCTTTACTATTCCAACGATATCATGTTCTTCGGACAGACTGTTTAGTGGTTGGCCGAAGTCTAGCAGcgatgaaaatgtaaaaataaggGTGAATATGACGCGCACATCAGAGAGAGAGTTGGGTTTTTCTGAGAGATTGGGTTTGGCTGTGGATCGAAGTAAGAAGCGAATGAAGAAGATAGAGGCATTGATAAGAGGGCAATTAGACGCTGAAACGCCCGTTGAAGTAGGGGATGGAGAATTTCTGATGAGCGTTGTACTGGGAACGCCCTCTGTGAGCTTCGAAGCGATTGTGGACACGGGGAGCGATCTGATTTGGACTCAGTGCAAGCCTTGCAAGGACTGCTTCTCTCAGCCTACGCCAATCTTCGACCCCTCCAAGTCCCCCACATTTTCCACAATTCCCTGCGGTGATTCTCTTTGTGCCGCCTTGGGGAGTACACAAACCGGATGCAATCCAGATTGTACCTTTATGTATCAGTATGGCGATGGTTCCTTCACCAGCGGCGACCTGGCTTACGAGACATTGTCAATTGGGAGCAGCAAGGTTAAAGGCATTGcatttggatgcgggcatgacaacGAAGGACAAGGATTCTCTCAGGGTGGTGGCCTTGTGGGACTGGGAAGAGGTGGTCTCTCCCTTATCTCACAGCTGGGTTCCAAAGCAGAGAACATGTTCTCTTACTGTCTTTTGCCCATCACCGACTCTTCTTCACAAACCAGCCCCCTCTTTTTCGGCGAGGGTGCCTTCCTTGAGCGGAGGAGCCAAGACTCTCCCACTCATCAAGAGCAGTATCATTCCCACTTTCTGGTACATTCCTATTACAGGAATcaccctcaatggtaaggcactagATATTCCTCCTGGAACTTTCGATCTGCAATCGGACGGCAGCGGAGGTATGATCATCGACTCCGGAACCACTGTTACCATTCTGGACCAGGCTGCCTACTCTCCTCTTAAGGAAGCAATTCAGTCCGCCATTGATCTCACTCCTGTAGACGGGTCTTCTACAGGTTTGGATCTTTGTTACCACACATCATCCGCTCACCTCACCTTGCCAACCCTCGTCTTCAACTTCAAAGGCGGCGTGGATTACGAGCTTCCGGCAGACAACTTTTTCATTCAGGCATCTGAAAATCTCTTGTGCCTGGCAATGTTGGGTGAACCATCGGGGAATCCTTCCATCTTCGGAAACATACAGCAGCAAAACTTCCATATCCTTTACAACAATGCTCAGAACACGCTCTCTTTCAAGCCCACTAAGTGTGATTCTCTTTaaatcatcatctccctcttctaattcttcttcttctctttttctgtcTCTCTCATTTCCTCTTCCTCTGTCCTTCGAATGCAATATGTGATCTCGTCTCCTGCGTCTGCCTTTTGCACTGTCCGATATGCGAATCATGTAAATTTTCATCTTCGTAGCTGCTTATTTTCAGTAAAATTGTTTGGCCCCTGTTGTTCTCGGGGACCTTCATTTATGGTTCCTTATGATATGCTACACTATGTGTGTTATtttggcatggaaatgaaggtgcgatAATTGATTATCAATATAAATTGCGTGTTAAAACAACGACAAGAGAATTTATATAATTATGAAGCATTTGTAATGGTCTTATCTTTTCTTCAAGTCTGAAGTGTCAAATAAATTATTGTATGTCTATGAATATTTTTAATGGTATTTAACTTTAAGATCCGTGTCTGTGATTTATACATTCAAATAATACTTATTTTCAATCATGTCCGCATTTCACATTACTAAGATCAAACACAATTTAATGTAACCTATATATAAGGTAAGTTTGTTGCTAAGAAGGTCTCTCTAATTTTCTTACAATTACTATTGTATAATTTTCTACTAGAGAAGACGAGTTCTCGAGAATTAAGAATATCATTTTGGAGCCTTTGCAATTTATTTAAAAGTGCTAATATTTAAGGCTATGCCTATATCACGATTCACGATTACCTATCAACGCTTTATAGTGCATTTGATGACATCTTACACAAATCTTATATAGAAAACTTATTGATGGTGAATCGGGGCCTCTCATTTGAAAGGTTGCTACTACACTACAACGCACCttagataataaaattaaattatgtaatgtatttGTGCTTCAGAGTATGGATGTTAGACCACACATCAATTTTCAGCCATTGATAATGTGACATGATTACTTGTTTTCAACATTTTAATAGGATTGCATTAGGTTTTGGAACTTTTTTTCGTgacctaaaaaattaaaatattagtggACTACAACATAATAACACAATTATTGAGAAAAGTTTTGATTGCCTACAAAAAATCATAGTATCTTCACTCTTTCACCTTGTAAATCCTAACATGTTAATTTCAATTTCACATGATCTATGTTGCAGTGTCTACTTACGTATTATTATAGTCCAATGAACACAAAGGATACTAAAATCAATTATTTGAGAGAGTTGACACTTATTAGATTTTTAGATAGCCAAAAAAATCTCAGATGAATAAAATATTGGTTGAGATAATTCTTAAatagatattattatatttatttaaataaacaataatttcttaaaaaatatccttaatatagagggagagagaactaATTATATATTCCAAGGAAAAAGTATTCGTAGTATTACATAGTTTACAATTGATAAAGCATTAACAAGTAAGAAACAcacaatgaataataaataaaacatataaatttaaaataattattaaatcaacCTCATACTTATTTCACCTTGACAATGCAAGGAGGGTAAGAGGAGGGATGGCGGCCCAATATGCTATTCATATAGTTTCTAAGGGCATTGGACAACATCTAAACTAACATCTTagcttatattttcttagtttattcaATTGGGCGATGAAGGTGAAGAGTGGAGtgcatttacatttgattaaattcttgttctaatttcattcttattatttatttattatcttgtaAAACTATTGTGCTAACTAGATAATGTGCAacctttgttaaggatttttccatCTTCCTCGACCCGATCAACCACCTAAGGTGAGATGCAATTAGAGCTACAAGCgatataaaaaattatatgtttCTCAATGCTCGACAATGTATGTCACACGAGGATAATATTAGGAAGTTTAAGATTGAACCAGTTTAAACAGAGCCTCctgttttctttttttattttattttggtaattactcCTTCAGCAAGGCATTTAACTAGCTACAATTGCTTTTTatccattaatttactattttgggacatgaaaataatgtattctagtataatgccatttcatttttctttacttattattattattatttttctatcgaagattcttgttgcaacggatatagatgctggaaaatatttatttattattcaatgtatagctagaaaggaagaaggatcattCAATTGGGAAAGTGATAATTTTACACTCTTAACTTAAATACAATAGAGCACTACAATTATTCGGTTAGTTTACTTTTTTATGGAAGCACTCCTTATAAATCATGTATCATAGTAGAGATGTGGACATCTGAATAATTGGTCGGCACAGGCCAAACCTAATCCCAACTAACTCTTCCATCATATTGCACACGTAGACTACTTTCATATACCGTCCTAAAGAATCCCATCTCAAAGCACATAGAGGTACCATGTTTCGAGAAGTCCAATGGGAAAGTTGATCTTAGCACTCacttgacaacatttactactttatctattggcttgattcttgaggattctcttcttgcaaaaatatttttcatttcattgaaagaaatgacattggattgatttttccctttatctatttattcaataaactctttctcatatcttgttaatcaatttttataacatttaaaaaaaaatattggacctaAAAAAACATTAATTGATGGTGCAACGAAGGGGAATCCCGGACCTGCTGGATATGGGGGAGTGGTGCGTGATAATAATGGCAGGATGGTCTCGATGGTGGCGCTCTCTTTGGGTACCTAGACAAACCACTTTAGTAAGGCCTTCACAACGTATACCAATATCAAATTGCccaaagagaaaggtttgagaagggtctgcttggagtgtgactccctaaacatcattaATTGTTTAACAACTTCCTCCTCCCCTAGTTGGTCGATTAAACATATTAttgaagatagcctaatgcttctCAGGGGATTCTACAAATTTAACATTTCACATGTCTATCGTGAGGGTAATAAGGTTGCCGATATTTAGGCCAACATTGGGGCCGACTTGCCAAGTAGGAAAGTTTGGAACATTTATGATTGGATCCCAGAGGATCTTCTTAATCTACTCCGTAATGATCATGATGCGTGCGAAGCTCAAGGGCCTTTCAGAAATGATGGAGAATGACGTCTTCCAAAGTGTCCTGGGCAAGACTTCTTCTATGAGGGGAAAGTCAAACTTTCTGGtggtgtttttgattgtttttgtttagCTCAACTCTGTTTGTGTTGCAAGTTGTTGAGAATCGGTATTTTTCAAGATTGGGGGAGATAGGAACCGTTTGGAGCCCATAgtctatgaaaaatgatgaaataaggaaGCAGTATGCAAAGAACATTCGATAAGTGTTTTTACTAGTTATATCGAGACGCTTCATGGTGCGGATGCCCTTGTTACCGAGGCCTTTGTTCATGGGTGGAAGTATGGTGTGCTCTGTGTCTATGGTATGGAGCTGGAGGTTGATGAGGAGATGGTGGATAAGGTGTCCAACATGCTATTCATATAGTTTCTAAGGGCATTGGACAACATGTAAACTAGTATCTTagcttatattttcttagtttattcaATTGGGCGACGAAGATGATGAGTGGAGagcatttacatttgattaaattcttgttctaatttcattcttattatttatttattatcttttaaaaCTATTGTGCTTACTAGATAATGTGCAGCCTTTGTaaaggatttttccatctccatTGACCCGATTAACCACCTAAGGTGTGATGCATTTAGATGtacaatgatataaaaaattcttTCTCAGTGCTTGGCAATGTATGCCACATGAGGATACTATTAGGAAGTTTTAAACTGAACCAGTTTAAACAtagtctcctcttttctcttttttcttttattttggtaattactcCTTCAGCAAGGCA is a window from the Cryptomeria japonica unplaced genomic scaffold, Sugi_1.0 HiC_scaffold_116, whole genome shotgun sequence genome containing:
- the LOC131865687 gene encoding aspartic proteinase nepenthesin-2-like, which gives rise to MERSKLLGFVVLICFTIPTISCSSDRLFSGWPKSSSDENVKIRVNMTRTSERELGFSERLGLAVDRSKKRMKKIEALIRGQLDAETPVEVGDGEFLMSVVLGTPSVSFEAIVDTGSDLIWTQCKPCKDCFSQPTPIFDPSKSPTFSTIPCGDSLCAALGSTQTGCNPDCTFMYQYGDGSFTSGDLAYETLSIGSSKVKGIAFGCGHDNEGQGFSQGGGLVGLGRGGLSLISQLGSKAENMFSYCLLPITDSSSQTSPLFFGEGITLNGKALDIPPGTFDLQSDGSGGMIIDSGTTVTILDQAAYSPLKEAIQSAIDLTPVDGSSTGLDLCYHTSSAHLTLPTLVFNFKGGVDYELPADNFFIQASENLLCLAMLGEPSGNPSIFGNIQQQNFHILYNNAQNTLSFKPTKCDSL